The Chryseobacterium aureum genome contains a region encoding:
- a CDS encoding 3-hydroxyacyl-CoA dehydrogenase NAD-binding domain-containing protein, whose product MNVGIIGAGTMGIGIAQVAATNGCKVWVYDANAKQVETATVGLEKTLTRLVDKQKISAKKMTEILANLSIATELKDFKDCELIIEAIIENKEIKTKVFTELENYVSESCVLSSNTSSISITSLGAELKKPERFIGIHFFNPAPLMPLVEVIPSLLTEKTLAEKIYNLMKEWGKTPVIAKDIPGFIVNRIARPYYGEGLRIVEENIATPEQVDEAMKTLGNFKMGPFELMDLIGVDVNFAVTTTVYKDYFYDPKYKPSLLQQRMSEAKLRGRKTGKGFYDYSEGAEKPLAQKDDALYQQIFLRIISMLINEAVEAKRLGVANDEDIELAMQKGVNYPKGLLSWGKEIGYAKISETLQNLYEEYQEERYRQSPLLRKMI is encoded by the coding sequence ATGAATGTAGGAATTATCGGTGCCGGAACGATGGGAATCGGCATTGCACAAGTAGCCGCAACGAACGGATGCAAAGTTTGGGTGTATGACGCCAACGCAAAACAAGTAGAAACGGCAACGGTAGGTCTGGAAAAAACCTTGACCAGATTGGTTGATAAACAAAAAATTTCGGCAAAAAAAATGACTGAAATTTTAGCTAATCTTTCCATTGCTACGGAATTGAAAGATTTCAAAGATTGTGAGCTGATTATAGAAGCCATTATCGAAAACAAAGAGATCAAAACCAAAGTGTTTACAGAGCTTGAAAACTATGTTTCTGAAAGTTGTGTTCTTAGTTCCAATACCTCATCTATTTCTATCACCTCTCTGGGTGCAGAACTTAAGAAACCGGAGCGTTTCATCGGAATTCACTTCTTCAATCCGGCTCCACTGATGCCTTTAGTGGAAGTAATTCCGTCCTTATTAACAGAAAAAACATTAGCAGAAAAAATCTACAACCTCATGAAAGAATGGGGGAAAACTCCTGTTATTGCCAAAGATATTCCAGGATTCATCGTCAACAGAATTGCCAGACCTTATTATGGAGAAGGCCTGAGAATTGTTGAAGAAAACATCGCCACACCGGAACAGGTAGATGAGGCAATGAAAACATTGGGTAACTTCAAAATGGGACCATTTGAATTGATGGATCTTATTGGAGTAGATGTCAACTTTGCCGTAACAACTACAGTTTACAAAGATTATTTCTACGATCCGAAATACAAACCTTCATTACTCCAACAAAGAATGTCTGAAGCAAAGCTTCGCGGAAGAAAAACAGGAAAAGGTTTCTACGATTACAGTGAAGGAGCAGAAAAACCTCTAGCTCAGAAAGATGATGCCTTATATCAGCAGATATTTTTAAGAATCATCTCAATGTTGATCAACGAAGCGGTTGAAGCCAAAAGATTAGGGGTTGCCAATGATGAAGATATCGAGCTGGCCATGCAGAAAGGCGTCAATTATCCGAAAGGGCTGCTAAGCTGGGGTAAAGAAATCGGGTATGCAAAAATCTCCGAAACCCTTCAGAACCTTTACGAAGAATATCAGGAAGAAAGATACAGACAAAGTCCTTTGCTTCGTAAAATGATTTAG
- the paaD gene encoding 1,2-phenylacetyl-CoA epoxidase subunit PaaD → MNQLLDLLKTIPDPEIPVIDIVELGIVRDAQVTGQNTCEVIITPTYSACPAMFTIEEDIIKMMKENGWDAKVVTKMFPIWTTDWLTDEAREKLRAYGITPPEKGADEHHIGKPKKCPRCGSEHTKQISRFGSTLCKASYQCLDCLEPFDYFKCH, encoded by the coding sequence ATGAATCAGCTTTTAGATTTATTAAAAACCATTCCCGATCCGGAAATTCCGGTGATTGATATTGTGGAATTAGGAATTGTAAGAGATGCACAGGTCACAGGGCAAAATACCTGTGAAGTGATCATTACTCCTACTTATTCTGCATGTCCTGCCATGTTTACCATTGAGGAGGACATTATCAAAATGATGAAAGAAAACGGATGGGATGCGAAAGTGGTAACCAAGATGTTCCCGATCTGGACAACAGACTGGTTGACGGATGAAGCGAGGGAAAAACTCCGTGCTTACGGAATTACCCCGCCCGAAAAAGGAGCAGACGAACATCACATCGGGAAACCGAAAAAATGTCCACGCTGCGGTTCTGAGCATACTAAGCAGATCAGCAGATTCGGATCTACTTTGTGTAAGGCATCTTATCAGTGTTTAGACTGCCTGGAGCCGTTTGATTATTTTAAATGTCATTGA
- a CDS encoding alpha/beta hydrolase has protein sequence MKKLLLGILVFFLAAYVILCIGLYFYQEKIIFYPEKLPENYKFTFDGDFEEVPIKMQDGKHLSSVLFKAQNPKGVIFYLHGNGGSIKSWGAVAQLYRSMNYDTLILDYRGYGKSEDKINNKNQIFSDVENAYKELLKRYPENRIIILGYSVGTGLAAKLASMHNAELLILQAPYYSMEDEMNQKFSFLPKFLLKYNFETCEYLKTVKSPVVIFHGDKDEVINYKASLKLKNNLKKSDRLIVLKDQYHNGITDNLDYQNAMKTILNSDKK, from the coding sequence ATGAAGAAATTGCTTCTGGGAATATTGGTTTTTTTTCTTGCGGCCTATGTGATATTATGTATTGGGCTTTATTTCTATCAGGAGAAAATTATTTTTTATCCGGAAAAGTTACCCGAAAATTACAAGTTTACATTTGATGGTGATTTTGAAGAAGTACCCATTAAAATGCAGGATGGAAAGCATTTGAGTTCTGTTTTATTCAAAGCTCAAAATCCAAAAGGAGTCATCTTTTATCTTCATGGAAACGGAGGATCAATAAAAAGCTGGGGAGCAGTAGCTCAGCTCTATCGGAGTATGAATTATGATACTTTGATACTTGATTACCGGGGTTACGGAAAAAGCGAAGATAAAATTAATAATAAAAATCAGATCTTTTCGGATGTTGAAAATGCTTACAAAGAGCTTTTGAAAAGATATCCGGAAAACAGAATTATTATTTTAGGATATTCTGTAGGAACGGGATTAGCTGCAAAATTAGCATCCATGCATAATGCAGAATTATTGATTTTACAGGCACCTTATTACAGTATGGAAGATGAAATGAATCAGAAATTTTCATTCCTTCCGAAGTTTTTACTGAAATATAATTTTGAGACTTGTGAATATTTAAAAACCGTTAAGTCACCAGTCGTTATTTTTCACGGTGATAAAGATGAGGTTATTAACTATAAAGCCTCTTTAAAACTTAAAAATAACTTAAAAAAAAGTGATCGTCTGATTGTATTAAAAGATCAGTATCACAACGGAATAACAGATAATTTAGATTATCAGAATGCAATGAAAACAATTCTTAATTCTGATAAAAAATAA
- a CDS encoding acyltransferase: protein MNVYSYHGIRPIIKRTAYIHPQAVIIGNVEIGEEVYIGPNAVIRGDWGKIIIKDGANVQENCTLHVFPNIETVLEESAHIGHGAIIHSGHIGKNCLIGMNSVVMDKAYIGDESIVGALAFVPANFRCEPRKLVVGSPAKVIRDVSDEMIHWKTEGTKLYQELAREGKEAILPCEPFTEYVQQIPTKIVDYSIWDDIK, encoded by the coding sequence ATGAACGTCTACTCATACCACGGGATTCGTCCCATCATAAAAAGAACGGCCTACATTCATCCGCAGGCAGTCATTATCGGGAATGTAGAAATTGGGGAAGAAGTATATATTGGTCCTAATGCGGTCATCCGTGGGGACTGGGGAAAAATTATCATTAAAGACGGAGCCAATGTGCAGGAAAACTGTACCCTCCACGTTTTCCCCAATATAGAAACTGTCCTGGAAGAATCAGCACATATCGGACATGGTGCCATTATTCACTCAGGACACATTGGAAAAAACTGTCTGATCGGAATGAATTCCGTAGTGATGGATAAAGCGTATATAGGTGACGAAAGCATTGTAGGGGCATTGGCTTTTGTACCAGCCAATTTCAGATGTGAACCAAGAAAACTGGTGGTAGGAAGCCCTGCAAAAGTGATCCGTGATGTATCTGATGAAATGATTCACTGGAAAACAGAAGGAACAAAGTTATATCAGGAGCTGGCAAGGGAAGGAAAAGAAGCTATTCTGCCTTGTGAACCTTTTACAGAATATGTTCAGCAGATCCCAACCAAAATTGTGGATTACAGTATCTGGGATGATATAAAATAA
- a CDS encoding enoyl-CoA hydratase/isomerase family protein — translation MYTQLDIESHFDGKLKIAYLNQPETMNALTKPALSDLRDFVKECSEDETVRCVAISGRGRAFCSGQNLDEAFVVGQEHHDHDIIRKIVVDYYNPLVLEVTRCKKPVIALVNGPAVGAGAMLALISDFVLANEKAYFAQAFSNIGLIPDTGGTYFLPKLLGRQLANYLAFTGKKLSAEESKTHGLVAEVFTEEEFVPKSMEILERMANMPTAALKLTKKAFASSYNNTLKEQLELEGDLQQEAAGTEDFIEGVNAFLQKRKPNYKGK, via the coding sequence ATGTATACACAACTTGATATTGAATCGCATTTTGACGGGAAGCTTAAAATCGCCTATCTGAATCAACCTGAAACGATGAACGCCCTTACCAAGCCGGCTTTATCAGATCTTAGAGATTTTGTTAAAGAATGCAGCGAAGACGAAACGGTAAGATGTGTGGCCATTTCCGGAAGAGGAAGAGCATTCTGCTCAGGTCAGAATCTGGATGAAGCTTTTGTGGTAGGTCAGGAACATCATGATCATGACATCATCAGAAAGATTGTGGTAGACTATTATAACCCTCTAGTGTTAGAAGTTACCCGTTGCAAAAAACCGGTTATTGCATTAGTAAATGGCCCTGCAGTAGGAGCTGGAGCGATGTTGGCTTTGATCTCCGATTTTGTTTTGGCGAATGAGAAAGCCTATTTTGCCCAGGCATTTTCAAATATCGGTTTGATTCCCGATACAGGAGGAACTTATTTCTTGCCGAAGCTTCTAGGAAGACAATTGGCCAATTATTTAGCATTTACAGGTAAAAAATTATCAGCAGAAGAATCTAAAACGCATGGTCTTGTAGCTGAAGTTTTCACAGAAGAGGAATTTGTTCCAAAATCTATGGAAATTCTTGAAAGAATGGCGAACATGCCTACAGCAGCCCTTAAGCTTACGAAAAAAGCTTTTGCCAGTTCTTATAATAACACCTTGAAAGAACAGCTTGAGTTGGAAGGCGATCTTCAGCAGGAAGCAGCAGGTACAGAAGACTTCATTGAAGGAGTAAATGCCTTTTTACAGAAAAGAAAACCTAATTATAAAGGAAAATAA
- a CDS encoding PaaI family thioesterase: MNPRQVADYMFNQDEFSQWMDIRMIEVKENYCVIEMPIKKEMLNGLKTVHGGVTFAFADSALAFSSNNTGDAAVALNCIINFTKAGKEGDVFRAESILVNDTRKTAVYDIQITNQNQELIAKFVGTVYKIGKKVTDL; this comes from the coding sequence ATGAATCCAAGACAAGTAGCAGATTATATGTTCAATCAGGATGAGTTTTCCCAGTGGATGGATATCAGGATGATTGAAGTAAAAGAAAATTACTGTGTAATAGAAATGCCAATTAAGAAGGAGATGCTGAATGGGCTTAAAACCGTTCATGGCGGGGTTACCTTTGCATTTGCAGACTCTGCGCTCGCATTTTCTTCCAACAATACCGGAGATGCTGCTGTAGCATTGAACTGTATCATCAATTTTACCAAAGCAGGAAAAGAAGGTGATGTTTTCAGGGCAGAAAGTATTTTGGTGAATGATACAAGAAAAACAGCAGTTTATGATATTCAGATTACCAATCAAAATCAGGAACTGATTGCAAAATTTGTAGGAACAGTCTACAAGATCGGGAAAAAAGTAACCGACTTATAA
- a CDS encoding alpha/beta hydrolase: MIKKIALACSIMFAAVSTLSAQTVTTKPLTIGEVRTIKSKTLHEDRTLNIYLPQGYDKAKSYPVIYLLDGSMNEDFIHVTGLVQFFNQMYSMPETIVVGVANVDRKRDFTFHTNLKDLQKDYPTTGHSDKFIIFLEKELKPYVESQFKTTDKYLFGQSLGGLLATEILLKKPEMFDNYFIISPSLWWDDESLLKQAPQLLSKSPDTKKFVYVSVGKGEHPVMVKDAEAFYDVLKKAGKKNWTLEYKMMETDNHATILHRSLYEGLVKMFPYQEPK, from the coding sequence ATGATTAAGAAAATTGCGCTGGCATGCAGCATTATGTTTGCGGCGGTAAGTACGCTTTCAGCACAGACGGTTACTACAAAACCGCTTACAATAGGAGAAGTGAGGACAATTAAATCCAAAACCTTACATGAAGACAGAACACTGAATATTTATCTTCCACAGGGATATGATAAAGCAAAGTCATATCCGGTGATTTATTTATTGGATGGAAGTATGAATGAAGATTTTATTCACGTGACGGGATTAGTACAATTCTTTAATCAGATGTATTCCATGCCGGAAACTATTGTAGTAGGAGTTGCTAATGTAGACAGGAAAAGGGATTTTACTTTTCATACGAATTTAAAAGACTTGCAGAAAGACTATCCTACAACAGGACATTCTGATAAGTTTATTATTTTCCTTGAGAAAGAATTAAAGCCTTATGTGGAAAGTCAGTTCAAAACTACAGATAAGTACCTTTTCGGCCAGTCTCTGGGTGGGCTTCTGGCGACAGAAATTCTTTTAAAGAAACCGGAAATGTTCGACAACTATTTTATTATCAGTCCAAGTTTATGGTGGGATGATGAAAGCCTTTTAAAACAGGCACCTCAATTACTTTCAAAATCACCGGACACCAAAAAGTTTGTCTACGTTTCTGTAGGAAAAGGAGAGCATCCGGTAATGGTAAAAGATGCTGAAGCTTTTTACGATGTTTTGAAAAAAGCAGGAAAGAAAAACTGGACACTAGAGTATAAAATGATGGAAACAGATAACCACGCAACCATTCTTCACAGAAGTTTATATGAAGGATTAGTGAAAATGTTTCCCTATCAGGAGCCGAAATAA
- a CDS encoding SMUG2 DNA glycosylase family protein, which yields MSTTFADHIIEFNKNLSYNGNLPEGFEVLNPYLDNPETLTVMQQFYHKYYDDLSGRKFMIGINPSRHGAGVTGVPFTDTKRLESVCGIKMKSAYTHEVSSVFMYDMIEEYGGADFFYKDIYINSPFPLAIVRKTKNGWLNANYYDDKNLFEAVKDFMIGSLKKHISLNLDRSEVFVLGKKNADFISKLNKEAKLFDTITVLEHPRYIQQYKSKEKQLYIDKYILALKK from the coding sequence ATGAGTACAACCTTTGCAGACCACATCATCGAATTTAATAAAAATCTCAGTTATAATGGAAATCTTCCCGAAGGTTTTGAGGTCCTGAATCCCTATCTGGATAATCCTGAAACCTTAACGGTCATGCAGCAGTTTTATCATAAATACTATGACGACTTATCCGGAAGAAAATTTATGATCGGTATCAATCCCAGCCGTCATGGAGCAGGCGTAACCGGAGTTCCGTTTACCGATACAAAAAGACTTGAAAGTGTGTGCGGAATAAAGATGAAATCTGCCTATACTCACGAAGTATCGTCTGTTTTTATGTATGATATGATTGAAGAATATGGAGGTGCAGATTTTTTTTACAAAGATATTTATATCAATTCTCCATTTCCGCTGGCTATTGTTAGAAAAACAAAAAACGGATGGCTGAATGCTAACTACTATGATGACAAAAATCTGTTTGAAGCGGTGAAAGATTTTATGATCGGATCTCTGAAAAAACATATCAGCCTTAATCTTGATCGATCAGAAGTTTTCGTTCTTGGGAAAAAAAATGCCGATTTTATTTCAAAATTGAATAAAGAAGCAAAACTGTTTGATACCATAACCGTCCTGGAACATCCCCGATATATCCAGCAATATAAATCAAAAGAAAAACAGCTTTATATAGACAAATATATACTGGCATTAAAAAAATGA
- a CDS encoding DUF6624 domain-containing protein, whose product MRKIIVLLFGISTLLINAQQKINESLKKELDEIMKVDQGYRMLFDTEITPEKKEQLMKDLNIDKEEFKKKNWMLVAEHDSLNMQKIEHIISKYGYPGKTLVGEPANKAAWYVIQHSTKIEKYLPLIKEAGKKKEIPFTWVAMMEDRYLMGKDKEQIYGTQGKGEMTRDKEGKQIFVNFVWPVKDLKNVDKRRKEAGFDSTLEENAKRMFGKDFQYKPYTLKQALELRNKNK is encoded by the coding sequence ATGAGAAAAATAATTGTACTGCTTTTCGGAATTTCAACCCTTCTGATCAATGCTCAGCAGAAAATAAACGAATCTTTGAAAAAAGAGCTTGACGAAATCATGAAGGTAGATCAGGGATACAGAATGCTTTTTGATACCGAAATTACCCCGGAGAAAAAAGAACAGCTGATGAAAGATCTTAATATTGACAAAGAAGAATTCAAAAAGAAAAACTGGATGTTGGTGGCAGAACATGATAGCCTGAATATGCAGAAAATTGAACATATTATTTCAAAATATGGCTACCCCGGCAAAACACTTGTAGGTGAACCTGCCAATAAAGCAGCCTGGTATGTTATTCAGCATTCAACCAAAATTGAAAAATACCTCCCTCTCATTAAAGAAGCAGGAAAAAAGAAAGAAATTCCGTTTACCTGGGTGGCCATGATGGAAGACCGGTATCTGATGGGTAAAGACAAGGAACAGATCTATGGAACTCAGGGAAAAGGTGAAATGACCAGAGATAAAGAAGGAAAACAAATCTTTGTAAATTTTGTATGGCCTGTAAAGGATCTCAAGAATGTGGATAAAAGAAGAAAAGAAGCGGGCTTTGATTCTACTCTTGAGGAAAATGCCAAAAGAATGTTCGGAAAAGACTTCCAATATAAACCCTACACTTTAAAACAGGCTTTAGAATTAAGAAATAAAAACAAATAA
- the paaZ gene encoding phenylacetic acid degradation bifunctional protein PaaZ yields the protein MEKLKNYTYGQWVEGTGSGIPLFNAVTGEQVAVSDTEGLNFEQALDYGRTVGYKNLSSMTFYDRGEMLKKVALYLLERKKKYYELSYKTGATHVDSWVDIEGGFGTFFTYSGLAKRMLPNTSFWVDGDTQKISANGTFLGTHILTPSEGVSVQINAYNFPVWGMLEKLSTSLLAGVPSIVKPSPFGSYLTNAVFQDMIESGILPEGAVQLVCGEPGNILDYVQDGDSVLFTGSAHTGRKLKSLPSIAGNAVRFNMEADSLNCSILGLEAKPGTPEFDLFIKEVRNEMTTKAGQKCTAIRRIIVPEHLIGDVQNALSKALDQTKIGNPLSRETKMGSLVGRQQYEEVLRKVNLLKSETELVYDGKHELVDANYENGAFMSPKLFLNDKPFEKNISHDVEAFGPVSTLMPYKDAEEAAALAKRGKGSLVGSIISHDENFIAETSWKMASQHGRIFVLNRDNAKESTGHGSPLPTLMHGGPGRAGGGEEMGGLSGLHFFLQKTAIQGSPDVLKAITKIYQQGAEKKFSDKHPFQKYFEEVEVGDSLETAGRTVTDADIVNFSNVSWDHFYAHTDATSLSGTIFDKTVAHGYFILSAAAGLFVSGKKGPVIANYGLEDCSFFKPVYAGDTITVYLTAKEKINRGVKGRNIPSGVVKWLVEVVNQRDEIVCVATILTLVAKQSPFIDLNIKNIQKMLNGLTESTPALWGKMTPQQMIEHLEKAVLVSFGEPEAEKCFTPEEHLEKWQDSLYNHRAMPKEFTAPFLPKDGSLPEPTHKNLEAAKQSFMDNLKKFVIYYKENPQAEHMNYVFGKLNKEMWELMHKKHFTHHFQQFGLI from the coding sequence ATGGAAAAGTTAAAAAACTATACCTACGGACAATGGGTGGAAGGTACCGGAAGCGGAATTCCTTTATTCAATGCCGTTACAGGAGAACAGGTAGCTGTTTCCGATACAGAAGGGCTTAATTTTGAACAGGCTCTTGACTACGGTAGAACCGTAGGATATAAAAACCTTTCTTCAATGACTTTCTACGACCGTGGGGAAATGCTGAAAAAAGTAGCGCTTTACCTGTTGGAAAGAAAGAAAAAATACTACGAATTATCTTACAAAACGGGCGCTACCCACGTTGATTCATGGGTGGATATTGAGGGAGGCTTCGGAACTTTCTTTACCTATTCAGGGTTAGCAAAAAGAATGCTTCCCAATACCTCATTCTGGGTAGATGGAGACACTCAGAAAATTTCTGCTAATGGAACTTTCCTGGGAACTCATATCTTAACACCTAGTGAAGGAGTTTCTGTACAGATCAACGCCTACAACTTTCCCGTATGGGGAATGCTGGAAAAGCTTTCTACATCACTATTAGCGGGTGTCCCTTCCATTGTAAAACCATCTCCGTTTGGATCTTATCTTACCAATGCGGTATTTCAGGATATGATTGAAAGTGGAATATTACCTGAAGGAGCCGTTCAGTTGGTATGCGGAGAGCCTGGCAATATTTTAGATTATGTTCAGGATGGAGACTCTGTTTTATTTACAGGTTCTGCGCACACAGGCAGAAAATTAAAATCTCTACCTTCTATCGCAGGAAATGCAGTCCGTTTTAATATGGAAGCTGATTCTCTGAACTGCTCTATTCTTGGACTGGAAGCAAAACCGGGAACTCCGGAATTCGATTTATTCATCAAAGAAGTTCGTAACGAAATGACGACGAAAGCGGGACAGAAATGTACAGCGATCAGAAGAATTATTGTTCCTGAACATTTAATCGGTGATGTTCAGAATGCCTTGTCTAAAGCTTTGGATCAAACCAAAATAGGAAACCCATTAAGCAGAGAAACCAAAATGGGATCTTTGGTGGGAAGACAGCAGTATGAAGAGGTTCTGAGAAAAGTTAACTTATTAAAATCAGAAACGGAACTTGTCTATGACGGAAAACATGAGCTGGTAGATGCCAACTATGAAAACGGAGCGTTTATGAGCCCGAAATTATTCCTGAATGACAAACCTTTCGAAAAAAATATCTCTCACGACGTGGAAGCTTTCGGGCCGGTATCTACGTTAATGCCGTATAAAGATGCTGAAGAAGCTGCTGCACTGGCAAAAAGAGGAAAAGGAAGTTTGGTAGGATCTATTATTTCTCATGATGAGAACTTTATTGCTGAAACTTCCTGGAAAATGGCTTCCCAGCACGGAAGAATCTTTGTATTGAACAGAGATAATGCTAAGGAAAGTACAGGTCACGGTTCACCACTTCCAACGTTGATGCACGGAGGACCTGGTAGAGCAGGCGGAGGAGAAGAAATGGGCGGACTGAGCGGTCTTCATTTCTTCTTGCAGAAAACAGCCATTCAGGGATCACCAGATGTACTGAAAGCAATTACTAAAATTTATCAGCAGGGCGCAGAGAAAAAGTTCTCAGACAAACACCCTTTCCAGAAATATTTTGAAGAAGTAGAAGTAGGAGACTCTTTGGAAACAGCAGGAAGAACAGTTACTGATGCAGATATTGTCAACTTCTCCAATGTTTCCTGGGATCATTTCTATGCCCATACAGATGCCACAAGTCTGTCAGGTACCATCTTCGATAAAACCGTTGCTCACGGATATTTTATTCTTTCAGCGGCAGCGGGATTATTTGTTTCAGGTAAAAAAGGACCTGTTATTGCAAACTACGGATTGGAAGACTGCAGCTTCTTCAAACCTGTATACGCCGGAGATACCATCACTGTTTATTTAACAGCAAAAGAAAAAATCAACAGAGGAGTAAAAGGAAGAAATATTCCTTCCGGTGTTGTAAAATGGCTGGTTGAGGTAGTAAATCAAAGGGATGAGATCGTTTGCGTGGCAACAATCTTAACATTGGTCGCAAAACAATCTCCTTTCATTGATCTGAATATAAAAAATATTCAGAAAATGTTGAATGGATTAACAGAAAGTACCCCTGCACTTTGGGGAAAAATGACGCCACAGCAGATGATAGAACATCTTGAAAAGGCTGTATTGGTAAGCTTTGGAGAGCCTGAAGCCGAAAAATGCTTCACTCCTGAAGAGCACCTTGAAAAATGGCAGGATTCTCTTTATAACCACAGAGCAATGCCAAAAGAATTTACAGCTCCCTTCCTTCCTAAGGATGGCTCCCTTCCGGAACCGACACACAAAAATCTGGAAGCGGCAAAACAATCATTCATGGATAACCTGAAGAAATTTGTGATCTATTACAAAGAAAATCCACAGGCAGAACACATGAACTATGTTTTCGGAAAACTAAATAAAGAAATGTGGGAACTGATGCATAAAAAGCATTTTACCCACCACTTCCAGCAGTTTGGATTGATTTAA
- the pcaF gene encoding 3-oxoadipyl-CoA thiolase, with amino-acid sequence MNNVYIIDYVRTPISKLQGGLSEVRADDLAAIVIKEVVARNPEVPVEEIEDVIFGCANQAGEDNRNVARMGLLLAGLPYKIGGETVNRLCASGMSAVANAFRSIAAGEGEIYIAGGVEHMTRSPYVMSKPSAAFGRDSQMFDTTFGWRFINPKMKELYGVDGMGETAENLADIHQINREDQDKFALWSQQKATKAQESGRLAEEIVKVEIPQRKGDPIVFEKDEFIKPTSSMEGLAKLRPAFRKEGTVTAGNASGMNDGAAALILASEEAVKKYGLKPKAKILGSSVAGVEPRIMGIGPVEATQKLLKRLNLSLEDMDIIELNEAFAAQALAVTRSLGLKDDDARINPNGGAIAIGHPLGVSGARIVGSAAIELQKQDKKYALCTLCIGVGQGYAMVIEKV; translated from the coding sequence ATGAACAACGTATACATCATAGACTATGTCAGAACTCCCATTTCAAAATTACAGGGAGGATTATCAGAAGTAAGAGCTGATGATTTAGCAGCTATTGTGATCAAAGAAGTAGTAGCAAGAAATCCTGAAGTTCCTGTAGAGGAAATTGAGGATGTTATTTTCGGATGCGCCAATCAGGCAGGTGAAGATAACAGAAACGTGGCCAGAATGGGGCTTTTACTGGCTGGTCTTCCTTACAAAATTGGAGGAGAAACAGTGAATAGGCTGTGTGCTTCAGGAATGTCTGCTGTAGCCAATGCATTCCGCTCTATTGCAGCAGGAGAAGGAGAGATTTATATTGCAGGAGGAGTAGAGCATATGACGCGTTCTCCTTATGTGATGTCAAAACCAAGCGCAGCTTTTGGAAGAGACAGTCAGATGTTTGATACTACTTTTGGATGGCGTTTCATCAATCCTAAAATGAAAGAATTATACGGAGTGGATGGAATGGGAGAAACTGCGGAAAACCTGGCAGATATCCACCAGATCAACAGGGAAGATCAGGATAAATTTGCCCTTTGGTCTCAGCAGAAAGCTACAAAAGCCCAGGAAAGCGGAAGACTGGCAGAGGAGATTGTAAAAGTTGAAATTCCTCAGAGAAAGGGAGACCCGATTGTTTTTGAAAAAGATGAATTCATTAAACCAACTTCATCCATGGAAGGTTTGGCAAAACTTCGTCCCGCTTTCAGAAAAGAGGGGACAGTAACTGCCGGAAACGCTTCAGGAATGAATGACGGGGCTGCTGCTTTGATTCTAGCGAGTGAAGAAGCCGTTAAAAAATATGGTTTAAAGCCTAAAGCAAAAATACTGGGATCTTCTGTGGCAGGTGTAGAACCAAGAATCATGGGAATAGGACCTGTAGAAGCAACTCAGAAATTATTAAAGAGACTGAATCTTTCTCTTGAAGATATGGATATCATTGAATTAAACGAAGCATTTGCAGCTCAGGCACTGGCAGTAACCAGAAGCTTAGGTTTAAAAGATGATGATGCAAGAATCAACCCGAACGGTGGTGCTATTGCTATTGGCCACCCACTGGGAGTTTCCGGAGCAAGAATTGTAGGGTCTGCAGCCATAGAACTTCAGAAGCAGGATAAAAAATATGCATTGTGTACCCTTTGTATCGGGGTCGGACAGGGATATGCAATGGTCATTGAAAAAGTATAA